A stretch of DNA from Strigops habroptila isolate Jane chromosome 1, bStrHab1.2.pri, whole genome shotgun sequence:
GGTATGTGTTGGTGCTTTCACACTTGCATTTCCTGCCCTCTTTTCAAATAACCAACTTCATTGTTGaataaatacaactttttgcatttcttaagGATTTCTCAAGATCTCACAGGATTGTTGTTTCAatactgggttttttcctggcCGCAGACAGAAATTAAGGGGAGAAATAAATTTTGTGAAAGATGTGCTGAAAGTGCTACACAAAACCCATCTATTCATAAACAGTGTTGTCATGTGTCCGTGGTGGATTAATGAAGCCTGCCTGTGAGTTCAGTAACACAGGCAAGATGTAGCGTTCACTCAGCCAAAGACTTTGTTAGTCTGTCTCCAAATGACATAAATGGGCTTCTGTATGGGAGAGGAATCACTAATACGGTGGCAGCCAGTCTCGCTGATGGAGAGAGCTGTGGGGTATATACAGCTCAGCTGGTCAAGCTGAAGAGCAGTTGGGCTTGCAGGTGAAGAATAGCACCAGCTTGTCAAGGGGCAGAGAGCAGGCCCGGTGCCAGGGCTGAggcagcctctgccccagcacctcctgctgGCTTCAGCCCCGTTGCAGCCAGAGATTTGGCTTCCCTTATACTACTACAGCCAGTCTGACCCAGCTAGGACATGGGAGCTGTGCTCAAGCCCCTTGTCATGTGGCTGAAGAGCAAAGGTTAGTCATTGCTGGCGTACTGGCCAGGTGAAAGTAAAGAGCATTAAAGCAAGCAGAAACCTGATTGCTAATATCCAGTGCATTGTAACTAGCAGTAGCTAAAGCTTCACTCAGTATTGTTCTTTCCTTGCCCTGCAGCTTGGCTTTCTTCTCAAAATTAGTGTTACGTGCTGGAGCTACATTTTCTGGAGCACGTTCCCAGTCTGATGGCTCCTTCAAGTCAAACTCTTTCCAGAGCAGTGgttttcagcctgttttcaaTGTGCAGACTCCCAAATCTCTTATAATTAAATCTGTATTGCTAATAGTTGAGTATAGTGACAATAGCTTCCTTTCAGTAACTTCTGGCTCCGTAGTGCCTACACCTAGGTCCATATTTAGTGGACCACAATTCCTAAGGAATAGGATAAGTGACTTGATGTCTTGCGTCTCTCTTTTGCTGCCAGATGCTGTGAACATGACCAAAACCTAATTTGATGAACTGATTTTAAGAGTGATTTGTACCATaatgcctttctctttttccttttcccgAAGCAACTTGTGATTGTGCTGATTGGAGAATCTCAGGGCAGGGATTTGACATTTTGGATTATACACTTAATTCCTTGAGCACTTTTTCtcccaagagcagcagctgcctgttgTAGTTTTCCATTTATTAATTGAATCCTGGATATGTGCACACACTCAGGCTAGGCTGCAAGATAAGGATCTGtacaaagcttttcttctgcagaaggaTTACTTGGCTTTCTCTTACCTGGTTAAATCTTAAACACTAGtctctctccccttttcctgTGATCCACACCGGATCTTTTTGTCACCTTAATGCTAGCTTTGAGAGAGAAGGAATCCAAGGAAACGGTgttcagaaataaattgaaTTGACTGTTGTAGACGAAGGATTTGgtaaaaaataatgaagctgCTGGTCCAGCCCAGAGGCCTGTTGCTGCCTGGCTCAGAGGGTGCCACTCGGAGTCCTCCCATAGCTAACCGCTGCAGCTAGCCCCATAGCGCATGGGCGTCCGGGCAGGaagctttcctctctgctggtGTTCAGCTTATGCCCTGCAGCATGTGCTTTGACTCTAGTAGCATTTATACATAGATTTGACCACTAATAATAATTTAGTTGTGTGTTGTAGCTGTTAATACAAAGCCTCTGTTTCTAATCAGTGCATGGTGGTGTAGTGCATGCTGTGTGTGTTGTCCCCCACCCTGTTTATTTACAGTGTAAAGCCTCAGGTTTGTTTGCATCTCCACACTGTTTTGGTTTGAAGGAAAAAACTAATCTCCAAATGTTTCTAGTTGCTGATAGCCCGACTCCTCCCCCCCCACCGCCTCCTGACGAGATGCCGATGTTTGATgactctcctcctcctccacccccaccccccgTGGATTATGAGGATGAGGAGGCCGCTGTTGTCCAGTACAGCGATCCCTATGCAGATGGAGATCCTGCCTGGGCACCTAAAAACTATATAGAGAAAGGTAAGAGAAGCGTTGCAGCTCTGTTACTGCAGTATCAGAAGATAATGGTATCTGAAGGGAACGAAGCACTTTGCTTGGGTCTGAAAACAATCATTGTCCCTGCTAAGTCAGACCTCAAAccattcttttcttcatttgtcAGTGGCTACACCTAATGTGATAAAATATAATCCTTCTTTAGAAGGATTATAAAATACCTTCAAGCATTCTAgaatggattaaaaaagaaatctttcattaTGAGGAGCAGATGTAAATGGGATGGCTTTCATCTTTGCTGAGCTGCCAGACTGTGTCTGTAGCTATCTCAGGATTGCTGGCAATCATCTAGAAATAGTTTTGCAGAAAGGCCAGGAAGTCTGAGCTGTGTTTATCCCATCAAACTAGATAGCTGGAGTGGATCATTAGACTTTTCAACTGTAAGATGTAATGAGGCTTCCTTGAACTTTCTAGTGACTCTGGATCAGCAGATAATAAACTGTGCTTAGGTATGAACTCATATAGTAAATGTCTCTTCCCATGAATAATTGAGATGCCAATTTCCTGCCTGTAGAGTTGTCTGTGTTCTGACAACGACCATTTTGTCAACAGCGAGGTTGCCAGTTTTCCCATGGTCTGGCTGGTACAGTAGTGCCTGTGAGATGGGGCAGGGTGCCTGTGACACCCTGTCCTGTCCCAGCAGAACCGCTGCGTTCCATCTGCGCTCCTAGCTGGACTGTGTGCAGCACATACCTGTGGGATGACAGTAATTGATACACAGCATCATTATTTCCTAGGCATTAACACATCAGATTTCCGAgcgtatgtgtgtgtatgtaaagTTGTAGGCTCTTAAAATTCATAAAACTGATCAATTGCTTAAAGCCATGTTAACTGTTTGGAAGGGTAAGGCTGTGATGTCCGAAGTCTGTGTATTCACAGTGGTAGTTTTTAATTCCAGTCTTACTGGTGGTGACATTTACTTAGGGAGGTCTTTGCTTTGTTAATTGCACACAGTGAGTCGGAGGTTGGGAAGAGCAATGTATTCACCAAGTGGGTACTGAAAAATAGTTGTTGCTGTTGTAAATtagcttctgctttttcctgcagTAACTTTAATACTTGCAACTCATTGCAGCTCTTTGAAAAGTAACACCAAAACTTCCTATTACAGAGAAGCTCTGTTGCAAAGAACATCCATTTCTGTGCAGTGGTGTTCAGCAGCTGTTCAGAGGATGACATACTGGAGCACATGCTATCGAGCTGCACGGGCCATagcctggatttttttctgttggtcCATTTCTctacagaattatttatttaatttgggttttttcaggcTCTCGCTCATCAAGAGATCCCTATCCAGGGATCTATATGCTTTTGAGGTAATCTGACCAGAAACGATGCCACACTCATGGAGCCAGTTATTTCATAGTTCGGCTTTTAAGTGTTCATATACTTCACTTTACTGAGTGGCAGTCAAGCGTACCTCTCTGTCAGTAGTTCAGCTGAGCATTAAGTATAGTGACCACCTGCTTCTTACTGGTAGCTAATGTTGTGGGAAAAGTGAAATTTCATCTTCTGGACATAAAGTTCAACAGGGAAAGCATGTGAATTGGTTATGGAAGATCCCAGGATAGCAAACTAGTCTTTTAACGTTCTTTTGAAGTACAGTTATTCTTTAATGCTGGTGCTACGAGTAAAATGCTAAACGTGTCCCTGTTCAATCCACAGTTGTTGCTATATATGACTATACAAAGGACAAAGACGATGAGCTGTCATTTATGGAGGGTGCAATCATTTATGTGATAAAGAAGAATGACGACGGCTGGTATGAAGGAGTTTGCAATCGAGTAACTGGCTTGTTTCCTGGGAATTATGTTGAATCAATCATGCACTATGCCGATTAaaatcctttgcttttccaacTTGGGTCCTGTATTCAGTCATACCATGATTATTTACAAGGGTAACTAAAGCTAACAGAATTGTCTTAATatactttcaaataaaaatgtgccCGTTTCTTCAGGCCatactgtttgttttaatggtATGATTGAATGTCCATCTCTCTGAGTCTCTGGAGACAGTATGTCTTACCTGATGGCAATTTGTAAAACAAGAAACTGTCTATAACTGGTTATACTTATTTACTTATGCATTGTTAATTTTATGACCAGCCTAAATATTCTGGGGAAGTAGGGTATAATATTTAATGAACCATGATCAGATTGTGCCATTACATTTTTCAGTACAGCATGGTAACTAACACTACGTTAGACTAACATATTAAAATCTGGATGAGAAGTTTAATGTTAGTGCTGGTCATATTACTTTTTGTTTAGACTCTTTGCTCATTCTTGAACTATATTTGTTTAAAGCATGCATACAAACTTATGTATtgaaatatacttttttaaaaatccaagaTGCTTCCAATTGTTGTAATCTTTACCTGGAGTATTCTCACTAAAGTCTATTTCAATGAGTTGTTTGGGTCTAAGGTGTCCATGTGAATCAAAAAATGGGTGGTCTTATGTATGTGTAATTTGTACCCAAgtttttttaatgagtaaaTTTACATTATGACTTTTTCCATTCATAAATATATAAGTGAACCAAAGGTCTTGTCCATTACTTTGTTGGTTGGCTTGGCAAAGAAGTTTGGAATGCTAACGTAGCAAAATCACAGCTGTGTTATCCCAGGCAATGttctaaaaatgtttgtaaTGTGACTTTACCACTGACAGAGGGCGAATAAATTAGATATGAAACCTGCATTACACATTTATACATACTCTTAAAAGTTCTTGTCTTCCCAAATTAATTTTAGCAAGGATTCTTGATTGAATCTAGTTATCTAGATGCAGGAAGTTGGACATCTGTAACTGATGTTTCCCAGTGGAAACGCTGTCTGGCTTGGTGATGTGCCCAGTAAGCAGAGGCGGCAGGCTGCCTGCAAGATGTGACAAAGGGGGAACAAACACAGCAGGAACTTAGCCACTGCCTTAAGGGAGCACGGAcagagatagatagatagagaTGATGCACTTTCCTGCTCCACAAATTCTGTGGCTTAACCTGAGAAGGAATGTGGTAGTACTGGATAATTACTGTAAGAGGAGTGTGTCTGGGACTTCAAAGCAGACTTCTAGAAGGGTACTGAATGTACTGTGTAAATGGGGGATGGAAGGTGACGGAGCTGAAACTTTCACTGGCTGCTGAATTCTAGTGTGAGTTCTTAACTGTAGCACTCTCAAATCCTGCATTGTAACTGCCAGCAAGTAGCAACCAACAGCATGCCTGTATTTCATTGTGAACTGGGAAACTTCTCATTGAAGTCCACATCGAGTCTGTTACAATAAACCGATTTCCGGATATACAATTCCAGGTACTTCTAGTTTAACAGCCAGGAAAGCTTTCAAACCATTTACCTTCCCAGGAGTTTCCCAGATAGTACCATGCATGGTCTGTTTATTAGTGCCAACAAGTGAAATCTGGAACAACTTCAGTTCTCATACACTGATACATATTTATTCTCATTGTGGCCTTTGTGCATCAACATGTAAACATCTTCCCCACTCCCCCCCAATTAATAGCCCCCACTAAAACAATTGTACAGCACAGTCTGCTGTGCTCTGAACTGTGGCTTCCCACAATAAAACACTTTAAACTTtcgttttttttctttaaaaaaaaccccagaacttcaaaaaaaaagtttttaaaaaaataatttttggtaGCACGTGTTGGAAGCAAATAACTTTAGAAGTCAATTTAGGCACAGTCTGGTAAGTAGCTGCCAGAACGAGTGGAAGGAGTTCTCTCACTTGTCTCTCGTGAGTACCATTTCTGTCAGTTGGATGAGGGCTTCTCTCTCAGGGGATGGCCGTAGCTTACTGATCTCTCGTGTAGCTTCATGGCAGTAGCGCTGGGCGAGGTAGGTTGTTTGCTGCACACCATCACTCTTGTGTGGGAAGACAGGTAAAGGTAATGGGTCACTGGTTagcctccctcctgccttttGCCTCCTCCAGTTACAGGGGGAAGTTTTACAGTCACTATGGACCCTGAACACTTAATTGTAGtctgaaggggaaaggaaaaggattctttctctgttcattgAATCCTTCATCTCTTCTCCAAAGTGTCAAAATACTAAAACTTATCCATGCTAAACTTAAGCATACTTGCAAAACAACACTGGTATAATAACATACTATTCAGTAGGATTAGGAACTAATGGTTTAACCtctcccccctgccctgcaTAGAGGTGTACagaaaaaacatgctttccTGAAAAAGTATGTATTAATGTTGCATAGACAATTATTCAGTCTTTGCAGACCAGAGTAAACTTAAACTGATACGGAGCGTGCACTGCAGTTCCAAGACTGGTATTACATGCCGCTTACACCAGTTGTTGGATACAGCTACTCTTCAGCTGAAGGAACTGAGTTCATGCATGAGCTTTTAACTTTTATTGTGTGGATTTCATGCtattggagggaaaaaaagaaaaaaaagctcttcaGTACCTAGCATTTCTGCTAAACCACCACCAGTAAGACAGTTGAAGAGTACTAACTCGGTATTGTACATAGCATGCTACTTAACATGGATTTGAAAATGCAGCCCTGCTGTTTTACTTCAGAGGCAATGAATTTCAGACTTCAGCAGGGACAGTACTTCAGGAATGAAACACACGGTTATCAGTCCTACCTGCAACACATACTTCCGAGCACGTTCAACATCTCCTGGCTTGCTGAATCTTCTCATTATCATAGCATTCATTTCTGGAAACTGAGCACAAAGGGAGGAGGTTTTGTACTGCTTGTGAATTGTTCTGTAGCTCTCCCTGCTATGCCAAGgtcaaaaagaaaccaaagtaCAGACCTTCTTCTCTGCCAATGGTGTTACTACAGGTATAGCTATAGGTAGATACCTGTGATCTGCACAGGACTGTAGTACAGTAAAGCCCAAGCATTTAAAACTTCAATTATCTGGCTCTGGCTGCCATTTCATCATGTTGAGCACATAATCCAGTGGTAGTTGCAGGTGTGTTATCTGTTCAGGTATTCTTATCTCAGAAATGATGATTAATGTGACACATCTAGGAGAAGCACCTCTTCCCCCACACATACCACAGCAAACCCAGGAGGTTTGCTGTAGCTGGATTGTGCAGTTCAACCTGTAAAACCCTTCATGATACCTTCAACTGTTACTTCCACTTAAGCTTTCCCTTCGTCTGGTATTTTATAGACACAGGATCTGCCTGTGGAAAGCTCAGGAGAGATTTTTATAAGAGAAGAATGACAACGAtaatgtattttactttcaatCACACAGAATTTGCATTTAGTACTGCACGCTCAATTCCCTACACATCAGATAGATAGATAACTAAAATCAGTTGTCTAAGAAAGTCACTGCATGTCTTTCCTCAAGATGCAGGCACTTTCTTCGGGCAGTCCAGAAATAAGAAAACCTGGTGCTTAACAAACTAAGGCCACAACTCAAGACAGCTACGCTGCAGAagagttcttttaaaaagaaagaaaggtggCTGTTGATCATGTCTGAAAGGGTTATAGTCGAAGATTATTTTATTGCCACACACTTGCGAACAGTAATCTGCTTTCCTTGCACACCTCTGGGCCTGAAACTGTAGATCTACAAACGTGTTAGAGAACAAAGATGTAGCATCCCTGTTGTGACATTTCCCTATTACTCACAGGTAGGCTTCTTGGGAGATGCATTTAGAAGTGTATTGGTGACTCATACTTGGCTTTCTCTAGATCCTAGCATTCTTCCCATGTAATGACAATTTAATTGCAATATTCATATAATCTATTTTCATATTATTCATATTTACAACCATATAGGATGCACATACTTCcactttttatatttaaacactAAAGGATATAAAAATCTCCAAACTTGTAACATAAAGCTGTTCTTAGCAGTTCTGCAGATTTGACAGGAATGCTTATAACAAAAATAACCCCTAATTCCTCAGCTGTACTAGCTTAAGAGTGGCTTTAGACTTAGCATATACTAATGtatttcctcaaaaaaataaatgtttgggtttgtggggggtttttttactgagtatttaacttaaaatactgaataagCAGGTCTCACATCAAGCTAAGCATTTTTGTATAAAGCCTTCTCCTTAAGATGCTAACACATAAAGATGTGTTTCAGACGGAGAGGACAAGAAGATAAGGTGACTGTCAAAAAGATCCAGAGCACGTTAAGAACTAAAGTATGTTTGTCAAGAAGACAATGAGAGGATCACCAGATATATTAAGAGTATGCACGACAACGGTAATATtaatttcaagagaaaagaCAGCCTGTAATTACCAATTACAGTTTGGACTATCTTCAAGGCTCAGGAGGTTTTATTCTCTGCTACAAATAGATGAAACATCTTttagcagcagcacagataAGTGTCTGTTGAAGCTCCAGATATTTTTTTTGCACTTACACTTTGATTATATATTACTTAAGCCCACTTTcttgaaaacagcaggaaatttTCAGCAAAGCAACCTTCTAGTTAATGCAGAAAACTTTGCAACTTATTTCTCTTATGAAGCTAATTAAATGATGAAGTTGAAAGTTGGAGTCAGCGAACCCAAACAAATGAAtaatagttttaattaaaaaaaaaaagtaatattcaaTACCCACAAGACAATCAGTGTCACCCATTCTCTGCCAAAACCAAGAGTATGTGCAAATGTCCTTGTTTCTCTCTACAAGTAGCTTTAACACACAAACCATTTCACAATTGCATTCTCTTTCTGTACGTGTCTCACTATTCTTTAGAGAACTCCAGTTGCTGATGACTAACAACATCCTGCTGCTTATCaacaaattctgaaataatgaGTCAAGAAAGGTCTGTGAATCGCCAGAGGAGTCTGTGGGGAGGAATTGAGAACATGGAGGAGATGATTGTTCTCAGCATGCATTTGTCTGCTTCCCTGTCTTTTCTGAGCTACCTGTCCTTGTAAATGCCCAAAGGCTGAGGAAACAGACGCACGCACACGTTCCATCTGCCCCTACCCCAGGTTCtttaagaaagaggagaagTAAAAAAgtttagggttgttttttttaatgatttaaaactTTTCCCATGTCAAGCTCTGAGCAATTCCAATGCAAGATCACAGACTGCAGAGCTCTACTGGAACTAGTACCAGTTTTTGTACCATGCTGTGAAGTTTGATAGGAAGGACTGATTTAAGTCCCAAATCTTCTTTCCTTGGGTGAATCAGAAGCTTGAACAAGATGCATTAAACCAGTTTCTCCCCCTTTTATGGATTAGCAccaattttaatgtttcttctggtgctgctggcacttctgttttccttccactcTACCAAATCACTTTTAAGGCACTAAAAATCTTGACCAATTTTAAGCTTGTTTATGAtactcttttttctctcatccAAACTACTATTACAACTTCAGAAGGGCAAGCACCCCATGTTTGCAACTGTGTATGATTTGAGAACAAAGAAGTGAAGAGTTCAAATCCAATAAATAGAGGCGCCCACCTAAAAGCTAGGCAGAGATTTAAGTTCTTGGCTCTTGGCCCCAGAATGAATACAAAGGCCATAATTTGGCAAAAAGCCTACACACATAGCCAagtctggggagaaaaagatgtCTCAAGGACAATCATAAGGAAGAAGCTACCTAGGaataacctgaaaaaaacatgcaaaaaccTTCTGAATCCCTGCCCCTCTGCAGAGGTTAAGCACTTGAACTGAGGCAGCAAAATACTTACTGTTGCTTTTCATACAGGGGCCTCATGGTGAGAGCACGTGTGTAGGAAGGTGTTTCTCAGTCTGAAAGCACATGCGTGTGCACCCAATGAATCCAGCTGATCCTGAACACCCAGAACACTCTCATCACTTACACTATAGACTTGATGTGTTTGAGCTGGacctctgtgtgtgctgtgaagAGCAGTGTACACTTTTTGTTTTGGGGATACAGACTCCTGTTGACTTACCTGTCGACAAGCAAACAGGACAGGGCCTGTGGCTAATCCAAGCTtgagatctgctgctgctggcttcccCAGATGGTCAGTGCATGATGTAAAATCCAGCACATCATCTATTAGCTGGAAAGAGATAAATGTACAGATTATTTACAAATTGTAAATCAGAACTAAATACAGAAGAATCCTTGATAAGAAAAGATGTATAGAAATGATTAACGCAGCCCGCTTTTGATTTCTAAGGTGGTTTGGAAAAATTTAGGTTTTAGATTCCCTTTAGTTCAACAAAAGCACTACCTGAAAAGCTATGCCAACATTTTTTCCATACTGGTATGCAATCTCATGAACTTTGGGATCAGGGCAGCCTAGAATTgaaacctgaaaagaaaaagaaaaccccaagtAAATAGAAAGCTTTAGTTAGTATCCACTTCATCTCTCACCATAGGAGTGGCACAGCAAGCACAGACAGTAGGGATctgggaaagggaaataaagctGACTCAGTAGCACATTCCTGCTTATCTCTGTTTATTAGAAAACAAGGCTGAACAGCAATGCAGgattaaaaataccttcttctGGAAGGAGATTagctttattaaatatttatcagaCTTAAGAATTATAATGCAAggatgaaaagagaagaaatgtggaTGCACTGCACATGCAGGCTAGTACTCATACACAGTCCACTGGCAGGGGAATTAAATTTATTACATGTATAACTCAGCCAGGGGATAATTGGAGGTCAGACAACAGATAAATGGACATTACATGCCTCATAAAAGATCCATGAAACTGGCTGTGCTGCACCCAGTACAGGAGGGACAGTTGTGACAGGATTAATTTTAAGGGTGATATTAATGATAACTGAATTGCTCAGGAAGATAAGCTGATCAGCTTGCAGACACAGGTACCAAGGGATGCTTAGTGGCAAAGACAAGACAGTGACTGAAGAAAGGACACCAAGCTAGGCTGAAGTATCACCgagagaaacaaataaaacattgtaATTGAG
This window harbors:
- the PDSS1 gene encoding decaprenyl-diphosphate synthase subunit 1 isoform X3 encodes the protein MIHTASLVHDDVIDDANSRRGKMTVNQIWGERKAVLAGDFILSAASVALARIGNTTIISVLTQVIEDLVRGEFLQLGSKENENERFAHYLEKTFKKTASLIANSCKAVSILGCPDPKVHEIAYQYGKNVGIAFQLIDDVLDFTSCTDHLGKPAAADLKLGLATGPVLFACRQFPEMNAMIMRRFSKPGDVERARKYVLQSDGVQQTTYLAQRYCHEATREISKLRPSPEREALIQLTEMVLTRDK